From a region of the Colias croceus chromosome 30, ilColCroc2.1 genome:
- the LOC123704754 gene encoding uncharacterized protein LOC123704754 isoform X1: MGLVLTTNKEKPIEVAEEAADSNSEKNLDNTIPHTSHENYQLPEPNTSQIMLTRRITLENECSYDIQRESLSPANEYVQRTRVFTRSADRKQKPELVNEVDTDNPSIEADEERLDPCYTETNIHETDSIETSIRDTDGSTFLTAINVENPAKNEQIEADSGNALLKEYNAQETDNNSVNENNIQKTENDSVNENNTQEIDRNKYYEPETNEDSLNENNTEETDGDSSSVNEINTQETYSYSDSLDEINTQTYRNKSYVNEINEQDTDSDNVSVNETNIPETDEPSITEYYVIKINEPSVIEDYITEINEPSITEDCVTEIGEPFITEDYVQGINEKHTFEIEMNELEAYMNSHCVDGIDSPFIIASNVLTNPCSFLPNKTIVKINGDSFIEEEDYGEEMVHFELVRELIYPSSDDEDSEEPFLVMKKTKQGLIFNSTIMLSEYQWNTIVISNGVHWCCVCSQPVAPLEHLRNYIHKRNLKENQPIKKFGMSITRKIKEQYHCAVCNELFTLTSDDHYTSESHKDNLDYAIIKGIDNDDVTRYRIDNDVTNTGYETDVEDSLRKAKEKRNIVINKQNNGNVTSDSGNIKTGDNGIENRLAVSGESYATVAKNVPKFVSVPVKGRQHKIDFYSWHMVLNLKTNFYCMACKVQGSLNGLKKHCSSKGHVLRLKSCDIVESRKDYIVRRVCNNFVHCGHCNNLILHINIKNHLEKILTKPHENKIENNTNNENSSMQELPSNSNGNKDNGNDNANKTDTPVQNVVINNGLHTGIIPDNDIIVQLFGYRMKIPVLSYNLVFVSQIGYFCCICRMTVGGNLITQHLIDYRHVYMLQMNPFLIEFGVNLFRLVPDGMHCTICNTLIPLTKWNLQNHIQEKMHVSLLNKALNINVKVATQFPLNKSNASKATSKLELNHKKVEVIENELKKNENKVVLLKDSTIQRSLKNNESREIDANESNEIDINQPKLNDSNSSNELCLDSSQMEDFEDEENVYLALKNHNITASITAFHSLVAMGDGRRFCFVCSMDVFDMKSHVNSVKHVNNMNDCKYLDEYSKNLIRQNSTGYHCTICNVLVTKKNLKNHLNWSIHVESDSFKTKQSDAILKRHKVETTKEVAYTYKEVKVKILFHFEYQNSKVTAKSARSHKMVAFKNKTLKLPRDSWDGIIGKKNGRRCIICQIDLDACDQLKHVNMASHMDKLERNFDVHWLPALIRKISDTAVHCLICNTEVPNPRKNLHTHVSGKRHVKNQENLEVVDEKSINKDEDIFTLHA, from the exons ATGGGACTCGTGTTAAC aacAAACAAGGAAAAACCAATTGAAGTGGCTGAAGAAGCAGCTGATTCAAACTCAGAAAAGAATTTAGATAACACAATACCTCATACCTCCCATGAAAATTACCAGTTACCCGAACCAAATACTTCCCAAATAATGTTGACACGAAGAATAACGCTAGAAAATGAATGCAGCTATGATATACAAAGAGAAAGCCTCTCACCAGCAAATGAATACGTACAACGAACACGTGTTTTCACAAGATCCGCTGATAGGAAACAGAAACCCGAATTGGTAAATGAAGTTGACACAGACAATCCTAGCATAGAAGCAGACGAAGAGAGACTTGATCCTTGCTACACGGAAACAAATATACATGAAACAGATAGTATCGAAACTAGCATAAGAGATACAGATGGAAGTACATTCTTAACAGCAATCAACGTAGAAAACCCAGCTAAAAATGAGCAGATAGAAGCAGATAGTGGGAATGCTTTGCTAAAGGAATATAACGCACAAGAAACAGATAATAATTctgtaaatgaaaataacatacaaaaaacAGAGAATGATTCtgtgaatgaaaataacacACAAGAAATAGATAGAAACAAGTATTACGAACCAGAAACAAATGAAGATTCGCTAAATGAAAATAACACAGAAGAAACAGATGGTGATAGTTCTTCTGTAAATGAAATTAACACACAAGAAACATATAGTTACTCAGATTCGCTAGATGAAATTAACACACAAACGTATAGAAATAAGTCTTACGTAAACGAAATAAATGAACAAGACACAGATAGCGATAATGTATCTGTAAATGAAACTAACATACCAGAAACAGACGAGCCAAGTATAACGGAATAttacgtaataaaaataaacgagcCTTCTGTAATTGAAGATTACATAACAGAAATAAACGAGCCTTCCATAACGGAAGATTGCGTCACAGAAATTGGTGAGCCCTTTATAACAGAAGATTACGTTCAAGGAATAAACGAAAAACATACTTTCGAAATCGAAATGAATGAACTAGAAGCATATATGAATAGTCATTGCGTAGACGGAATTGATAGTCCATTTATTATTGCTAGTAATGTGTTGACGAATCCATGCAGTTTCTTACCAAATAAGACCATTGTCAAAATAAATGGTGATAGTTTTATCGAAGAAGAGGATTATGGAGAAGAAATGGTGCACTTTGAGCTTGTTAGAGAATTAATATATCCTAGTAGCGATGATGaag ATTCAGAAGAGCCATTCCTAGTAATGAAGAAAACTAAACAAGGACTCATTTTTAATTCCACAATCATGTTATCTGAATACCAGTGGAACACAATTGTTATTTCTAACGGCGTGCATTGGTGCTGTGTGTGTTCCCAACCTGTTGCACCTTTGGAACATTTGAGGAACTACATTCATAAacgaaatttaaaagaaaatcagCCAATCAAAAAATTTGGCATGAGCATCACGCGTAAG ATCAAAGAGCAATACCACTGTGCTGTTTGCAACGAACTATTCACACTAACTTCAGATGACCATTATACCAGCGAAAGCCATAAAGACAACCTTGACTACGCAATCATTAAAGGAATAGATAATGATGACGTCACCCGTTACAGGATTGATAATGACGTCACGAATACAGGTTATGAAACCGACGTGGAGGACAGTCTTAGAAAGGCAAAAGAGAAACggaatattgtaataaataaacaaaataacgGAAACGTTACTAGTGATAGCGGAAATATCAAAACCGGGGATAACGGTATTGAAAATCGTTTGGCAGTTAGTGGTGAGTCATACGCGACGGTGGCGAAGAATGTTCCAAAATTCgtat CTGTCCCAGTGAAAGGACGTCAGCATAAAATCGATTTTTACTCGTGGCACATGGTATTGAATTTGAAAACGAACTTCTATTGTATGGCTTGTAAAGTACAAGGGTCGCTAAATGGTTTGAAGAAACATTGTTCGAGTAAAGGCCATGTGTTGAGGTTGAAGTCTTGTGACATAGTTGAGAGTAGAAAGGATTATATAGTGAGGAGG GTTTGCAATAACTTTGTCCACTGTGGACATTGCAATAACTTAATATTACATATCaacataaaaaatcatttagaaaaaattcttacaaaacctcatgaaaataaaattgaaaacaatacaaataacgaAAATAGCTCTATGCAAGAACTCCCTTCAAATTCTAACGGGAATAAGGATAACGGAAACGATAATGCCAACAAAACAGATACTCCCGTACAAAATGTGGTTATAAATAACGGTTTACATACCGGTATCATACCTGATAACGATATCATAGTGCAACTATTCGGTTACCGCATGAAAATACCGGTATTGTCGTATAACCTGGTATTTGTGTCGCAAATCGGATATTTTTGCTGTATTTGCCGTATGACGGTAGGGGGAAACCTAATAACACAGCATTTAATTGATTATAGACATGTATATATGTTACAAATGAATCCGTTTCTCATTGAGTTTGGAGTGAACTTGTTTCGATTa GTACCAGACGGTATGCATTGTACCATATGCAATACTTTAATACCTTTAACGAAATGGAATCTACAGAACCACATTCAAGAGAAAATGCATGTGTCTTTATTGAATAAAGCACTCAATATTAACGTGAAAGTTGCGACGCAATTCCCACTCAACAAAAGTAATGCATCAAAAGCCACATCGAAACTTGAATTGAATCATAAGAAAGTTGAAGTAATAGAAAacgaattaaagaaaaatgaaaataaagttgtACTGTTGAAGGATTCAACCATCCAACGATCATTGAAAAACAATGAATCGCGTGAAATTGATGCAAATGAATCGAATGAAATTGATATAAATCAGCCTAAATTGAACGATTCAAACAGTTCGAATGAACTTTGTTTAGACTCAAGTCAAATGGAAGATTTTGAAGATgaagaaaatgtttatttggcgttaaaaaatcataatataacagCGTCTATAACGGCATTTCATAGTTTAGTTGCAATGGGTGATGGAAGGAGGTTTTGCTTCGTTTGTTCAATGGATGTTTTTGATATGAAGAGCCATGTTAATAGCGTGAAACatgttaataatatgaatgattgtaaatatttggaTGAGTATAGCAAGAATTTGATTCGACAG AACTCAACAGGCTATCACTGCACAATATGCAATGTTCTAGTAACAAAGAAAAATTTGAAGAACCATTTAAACTGGTCAATCCACGTCGAGAGCGATtcgtttaaaacaaaacaatcgGACGCCATCTTAAAAAGGCATAAAGTTGAAACAACCAAAGAGGTCGCATACACGTACAAAGAAGTTAAAGTGAAAATTCTGTTCCACTTCGAATATCAAAATAGCAAAGTGACAGCGAAAAGCGCGCGATCGCACAAAATGGTCGCGTTCAAGAATAAAACGTTAAAACTTCCGCGGGACTCGTGGGATGGGATCATCGGGAAAAAAAATGGCCGACGTTGTATTATCTGTCAAATTGATTTGGACGCGTGCGATCAGTTAAAACACGTGAATATGGCGTCGCATATGGATAAATTGGAGAGGAATTTTGATGTGCACTGGCTGCCCGCTTTGATAAGGAAG atCAGCGATACAGCCGTACACTGTCTGATTTGCAACACAGAAGTACCGAATCCAAGGAAAAACCTGCACACACATGTCAGCGGCAAACGACATGTGAAAAACCAAGAAAACCTTGAAGTAGTGGACGAAAAGTCGATCAACAAAGATGAAGACATTTTTACACTGCAtgcttaa
- the LOC123704754 gene encoding uncharacterized protein LOC123704754 isoform X3: MGLVLTTNKEKPIEVAEEAADSNSEKNLDNTIPHTSHENYQLPEPNTSQIMLTRRITLENECSYDIQRESLSPANEYVQRTRVFTRSADRKQKPELVNEVDTDNPSIEADEERLDPCYTETNIHETDSIETSIRDTDGSTFLTAINVENPAKNEQIEADSGNALLKEYNAQETDNNSVNENNIQKTENDSVNENNTQEIDRNKYYEPETNEDSLNENNTEETDGDSSSVNEINTQETYSYSDSLDEINTQTYRNKSYVNEINEQDTDSDNVSVNETNIPETDEPSITEYYVIKINEPSVIEDYITEINEPSITEDCVTEIGEPFITEDYVQGINEKHTFEIEMNELEAYMNSHCVDGIDSPFIIASNVLTNPCSFLPNKTIVKINGDSFIEEEDYGEEMVHFELVRELIYPSSDDEDSEEPFLVMKKTKQGLIFNSTIMLSEYQWNTIVISNGVHWCCVCSQPVAPLEHLRNYIHKRNLKENQPIKKFGMSITRKIKEQYHCAVCNELFTLTSDDHYTSESHKDNLDYAIIKGIDNDDVTRYRIDNDVTNTGYETDVEDSLRKAKEKRNIVINKQNNGNVTSDSGNIKTGDNGIENRLAVSGESYATVAKNVPKFVSVPVKGRQHKIDFYSWHMVLNLKTNFYCMACKVQGSLNGLKKHCSSKGHVLRLKSCDIVESRKDYIVRRVPDGMHCTICNTLIPLTKWNLQNHIQEKMHVSLLNKALNINVKVATQFPLNKSNASKATSKLELNHKKVEVIENELKKNENKVVLLKDSTIQRSLKNNESREIDANESNEIDINQPKLNDSNSSNELCLDSSQMEDFEDEENVYLALKNHNITASITAFHSLVAMGDGRRFCFVCSMDVFDMKSHVNSVKHVNNMNDCKYLDEYSKNLIRQNSTGYHCTICNVLVTKKNLKNHLNWSIHVESDSFKTKQSDAILKRHKVETTKEVAYTYKEVKVKILFHFEYQNSKVTAKSARSHKMVAFKNKTLKLPRDSWDGIIGKKNGRRCIICQIDLDACDQLKHVNMASHMDKLERNFDVHWLPALIRKISDTAVHCLICNTEVPNPRKNLHTHVSGKRHVKNQENLEVVDEKSINKDEDIFTLHA; encoded by the exons ATGGGACTCGTGTTAAC aacAAACAAGGAAAAACCAATTGAAGTGGCTGAAGAAGCAGCTGATTCAAACTCAGAAAAGAATTTAGATAACACAATACCTCATACCTCCCATGAAAATTACCAGTTACCCGAACCAAATACTTCCCAAATAATGTTGACACGAAGAATAACGCTAGAAAATGAATGCAGCTATGATATACAAAGAGAAAGCCTCTCACCAGCAAATGAATACGTACAACGAACACGTGTTTTCACAAGATCCGCTGATAGGAAACAGAAACCCGAATTGGTAAATGAAGTTGACACAGACAATCCTAGCATAGAAGCAGACGAAGAGAGACTTGATCCTTGCTACACGGAAACAAATATACATGAAACAGATAGTATCGAAACTAGCATAAGAGATACAGATGGAAGTACATTCTTAACAGCAATCAACGTAGAAAACCCAGCTAAAAATGAGCAGATAGAAGCAGATAGTGGGAATGCTTTGCTAAAGGAATATAACGCACAAGAAACAGATAATAATTctgtaaatgaaaataacatacaaaaaacAGAGAATGATTCtgtgaatgaaaataacacACAAGAAATAGATAGAAACAAGTATTACGAACCAGAAACAAATGAAGATTCGCTAAATGAAAATAACACAGAAGAAACAGATGGTGATAGTTCTTCTGTAAATGAAATTAACACACAAGAAACATATAGTTACTCAGATTCGCTAGATGAAATTAACACACAAACGTATAGAAATAAGTCTTACGTAAACGAAATAAATGAACAAGACACAGATAGCGATAATGTATCTGTAAATGAAACTAACATACCAGAAACAGACGAGCCAAGTATAACGGAATAttacgtaataaaaataaacgagcCTTCTGTAATTGAAGATTACATAACAGAAATAAACGAGCCTTCCATAACGGAAGATTGCGTCACAGAAATTGGTGAGCCCTTTATAACAGAAGATTACGTTCAAGGAATAAACGAAAAACATACTTTCGAAATCGAAATGAATGAACTAGAAGCATATATGAATAGTCATTGCGTAGACGGAATTGATAGTCCATTTATTATTGCTAGTAATGTGTTGACGAATCCATGCAGTTTCTTACCAAATAAGACCATTGTCAAAATAAATGGTGATAGTTTTATCGAAGAAGAGGATTATGGAGAAGAAATGGTGCACTTTGAGCTTGTTAGAGAATTAATATATCCTAGTAGCGATGATGaag ATTCAGAAGAGCCATTCCTAGTAATGAAGAAAACTAAACAAGGACTCATTTTTAATTCCACAATCATGTTATCTGAATACCAGTGGAACACAATTGTTATTTCTAACGGCGTGCATTGGTGCTGTGTGTGTTCCCAACCTGTTGCACCTTTGGAACATTTGAGGAACTACATTCATAAacgaaatttaaaagaaaatcagCCAATCAAAAAATTTGGCATGAGCATCACGCGTAAG ATCAAAGAGCAATACCACTGTGCTGTTTGCAACGAACTATTCACACTAACTTCAGATGACCATTATACCAGCGAAAGCCATAAAGACAACCTTGACTACGCAATCATTAAAGGAATAGATAATGATGACGTCACCCGTTACAGGATTGATAATGACGTCACGAATACAGGTTATGAAACCGACGTGGAGGACAGTCTTAGAAAGGCAAAAGAGAAACggaatattgtaataaataaacaaaataacgGAAACGTTACTAGTGATAGCGGAAATATCAAAACCGGGGATAACGGTATTGAAAATCGTTTGGCAGTTAGTGGTGAGTCATACGCGACGGTGGCGAAGAATGTTCCAAAATTCgtat CTGTCCCAGTGAAAGGACGTCAGCATAAAATCGATTTTTACTCGTGGCACATGGTATTGAATTTGAAAACGAACTTCTATTGTATGGCTTGTAAAGTACAAGGGTCGCTAAATGGTTTGAAGAAACATTGTTCGAGTAAAGGCCATGTGTTGAGGTTGAAGTCTTGTGACATAGTTGAGAGTAGAAAGGATTATATAGTGAGGAGG GTACCAGACGGTATGCATTGTACCATATGCAATACTTTAATACCTTTAACGAAATGGAATCTACAGAACCACATTCAAGAGAAAATGCATGTGTCTTTATTGAATAAAGCACTCAATATTAACGTGAAAGTTGCGACGCAATTCCCACTCAACAAAAGTAATGCATCAAAAGCCACATCGAAACTTGAATTGAATCATAAGAAAGTTGAAGTAATAGAAAacgaattaaagaaaaatgaaaataaagttgtACTGTTGAAGGATTCAACCATCCAACGATCATTGAAAAACAATGAATCGCGTGAAATTGATGCAAATGAATCGAATGAAATTGATATAAATCAGCCTAAATTGAACGATTCAAACAGTTCGAATGAACTTTGTTTAGACTCAAGTCAAATGGAAGATTTTGAAGATgaagaaaatgtttatttggcgttaaaaaatcataatataacagCGTCTATAACGGCATTTCATAGTTTAGTTGCAATGGGTGATGGAAGGAGGTTTTGCTTCGTTTGTTCAATGGATGTTTTTGATATGAAGAGCCATGTTAATAGCGTGAAACatgttaataatatgaatgattgtaaatatttggaTGAGTATAGCAAGAATTTGATTCGACAG AACTCAACAGGCTATCACTGCACAATATGCAATGTTCTAGTAACAAAGAAAAATTTGAAGAACCATTTAAACTGGTCAATCCACGTCGAGAGCGATtcgtttaaaacaaaacaatcgGACGCCATCTTAAAAAGGCATAAAGTTGAAACAACCAAAGAGGTCGCATACACGTACAAAGAAGTTAAAGTGAAAATTCTGTTCCACTTCGAATATCAAAATAGCAAAGTGACAGCGAAAAGCGCGCGATCGCACAAAATGGTCGCGTTCAAGAATAAAACGTTAAAACTTCCGCGGGACTCGTGGGATGGGATCATCGGGAAAAAAAATGGCCGACGTTGTATTATCTGTCAAATTGATTTGGACGCGTGCGATCAGTTAAAACACGTGAATATGGCGTCGCATATGGATAAATTGGAGAGGAATTTTGATGTGCACTGGCTGCCCGCTTTGATAAGGAAG atCAGCGATACAGCCGTACACTGTCTGATTTGCAACACAGAAGTACCGAATCCAAGGAAAAACCTGCACACACATGTCAGCGGCAAACGACATGTGAAAAACCAAGAAAACCTTGAAGTAGTGGACGAAAAGTCGATCAACAAAGATGAAGACATTTTTACACTGCAtgcttaa
- the LOC123704754 gene encoding uncharacterized protein LOC123704754 isoform X2, producing MLTRRITLENECSYDIQRESLSPANEYVQRTRVFTRSADRKQKPELVNEVDTDNPSIEADEERLDPCYTETNIHETDSIETSIRDTDGSTFLTAINVENPAKNEQIEADSGNALLKEYNAQETDNNSVNENNIQKTENDSVNENNTQEIDRNKYYEPETNEDSLNENNTEETDGDSSSVNEINTQETYSYSDSLDEINTQTYRNKSYVNEINEQDTDSDNVSVNETNIPETDEPSITEYYVIKINEPSVIEDYITEINEPSITEDCVTEIGEPFITEDYVQGINEKHTFEIEMNELEAYMNSHCVDGIDSPFIIASNVLTNPCSFLPNKTIVKINGDSFIEEEDYGEEMVHFELVRELIYPSSDDEDSEEPFLVMKKTKQGLIFNSTIMLSEYQWNTIVISNGVHWCCVCSQPVAPLEHLRNYIHKRNLKENQPIKKFGMSITRKIKEQYHCAVCNELFTLTSDDHYTSESHKDNLDYAIIKGIDNDDVTRYRIDNDVTNTGYETDVEDSLRKAKEKRNIVINKQNNGNVTSDSGNIKTGDNGIENRLAVSGESYATVAKNVPKFVSVPVKGRQHKIDFYSWHMVLNLKTNFYCMACKVQGSLNGLKKHCSSKGHVLRLKSCDIVESRKDYIVRRVCNNFVHCGHCNNLILHINIKNHLEKILTKPHENKIENNTNNENSSMQELPSNSNGNKDNGNDNANKTDTPVQNVVINNGLHTGIIPDNDIIVQLFGYRMKIPVLSYNLVFVSQIGYFCCICRMTVGGNLITQHLIDYRHVYMLQMNPFLIEFGVNLFRLVPDGMHCTICNTLIPLTKWNLQNHIQEKMHVSLLNKALNINVKVATQFPLNKSNASKATSKLELNHKKVEVIENELKKNENKVVLLKDSTIQRSLKNNESREIDANESNEIDINQPKLNDSNSSNELCLDSSQMEDFEDEENVYLALKNHNITASITAFHSLVAMGDGRRFCFVCSMDVFDMKSHVNSVKHVNNMNDCKYLDEYSKNLIRQNSTGYHCTICNVLVTKKNLKNHLNWSIHVESDSFKTKQSDAILKRHKVETTKEVAYTYKEVKVKILFHFEYQNSKVTAKSARSHKMVAFKNKTLKLPRDSWDGIIGKKNGRRCIICQIDLDACDQLKHVNMASHMDKLERNFDVHWLPALIRKISDTAVHCLICNTEVPNPRKNLHTHVSGKRHVKNQENLEVVDEKSINKDEDIFTLHA from the exons ATGTTGACACGAAGAATAACGCTAGAAAATGAATGCAGCTATGATATACAAAGAGAAAGCCTCTCACCAGCAAATGAATACGTACAACGAACACGTGTTTTCACAAGATCCGCTGATAGGAAACAGAAACCCGAATTGGTAAATGAAGTTGACACAGACAATCCTAGCATAGAAGCAGACGAAGAGAGACTTGATCCTTGCTACACGGAAACAAATATACATGAAACAGATAGTATCGAAACTAGCATAAGAGATACAGATGGAAGTACATTCTTAACAGCAATCAACGTAGAAAACCCAGCTAAAAATGAGCAGATAGAAGCAGATAGTGGGAATGCTTTGCTAAAGGAATATAACGCACAAGAAACAGATAATAATTctgtaaatgaaaataacatacaaaaaacAGAGAATGATTCtgtgaatgaaaataacacACAAGAAATAGATAGAAACAAGTATTACGAACCAGAAACAAATGAAGATTCGCTAAATGAAAATAACACAGAAGAAACAGATGGTGATAGTTCTTCTGTAAATGAAATTAACACACAAGAAACATATAGTTACTCAGATTCGCTAGATGAAATTAACACACAAACGTATAGAAATAAGTCTTACGTAAACGAAATAAATGAACAAGACACAGATAGCGATAATGTATCTGTAAATGAAACTAACATACCAGAAACAGACGAGCCAAGTATAACGGAATAttacgtaataaaaataaacgagcCTTCTGTAATTGAAGATTACATAACAGAAATAAACGAGCCTTCCATAACGGAAGATTGCGTCACAGAAATTGGTGAGCCCTTTATAACAGAAGATTACGTTCAAGGAATAAACGAAAAACATACTTTCGAAATCGAAATGAATGAACTAGAAGCATATATGAATAGTCATTGCGTAGACGGAATTGATAGTCCATTTATTATTGCTAGTAATGTGTTGACGAATCCATGCAGTTTCTTACCAAATAAGACCATTGTCAAAATAAATGGTGATAGTTTTATCGAAGAAGAGGATTATGGAGAAGAAATGGTGCACTTTGAGCTTGTTAGAGAATTAATATATCCTAGTAGCGATGATGaag ATTCAGAAGAGCCATTCCTAGTAATGAAGAAAACTAAACAAGGACTCATTTTTAATTCCACAATCATGTTATCTGAATACCAGTGGAACACAATTGTTATTTCTAACGGCGTGCATTGGTGCTGTGTGTGTTCCCAACCTGTTGCACCTTTGGAACATTTGAGGAACTACATTCATAAacgaaatttaaaagaaaatcagCCAATCAAAAAATTTGGCATGAGCATCACGCGTAAG ATCAAAGAGCAATACCACTGTGCTGTTTGCAACGAACTATTCACACTAACTTCAGATGACCATTATACCAGCGAAAGCCATAAAGACAACCTTGACTACGCAATCATTAAAGGAATAGATAATGATGACGTCACCCGTTACAGGATTGATAATGACGTCACGAATACAGGTTATGAAACCGACGTGGAGGACAGTCTTAGAAAGGCAAAAGAGAAACggaatattgtaataaataaacaaaataacgGAAACGTTACTAGTGATAGCGGAAATATCAAAACCGGGGATAACGGTATTGAAAATCGTTTGGCAGTTAGTGGTGAGTCATACGCGACGGTGGCGAAGAATGTTCCAAAATTCgtat CTGTCCCAGTGAAAGGACGTCAGCATAAAATCGATTTTTACTCGTGGCACATGGTATTGAATTTGAAAACGAACTTCTATTGTATGGCTTGTAAAGTACAAGGGTCGCTAAATGGTTTGAAGAAACATTGTTCGAGTAAAGGCCATGTGTTGAGGTTGAAGTCTTGTGACATAGTTGAGAGTAGAAAGGATTATATAGTGAGGAGG GTTTGCAATAACTTTGTCCACTGTGGACATTGCAATAACTTAATATTACATATCaacataaaaaatcatttagaaaaaattcttacaaaacctcatgaaaataaaattgaaaacaatacaaataacgaAAATAGCTCTATGCAAGAACTCCCTTCAAATTCTAACGGGAATAAGGATAACGGAAACGATAATGCCAACAAAACAGATACTCCCGTACAAAATGTGGTTATAAATAACGGTTTACATACCGGTATCATACCTGATAACGATATCATAGTGCAACTATTCGGTTACCGCATGAAAATACCGGTATTGTCGTATAACCTGGTATTTGTGTCGCAAATCGGATATTTTTGCTGTATTTGCCGTATGACGGTAGGGGGAAACCTAATAACACAGCATTTAATTGATTATAGACATGTATATATGTTACAAATGAATCCGTTTCTCATTGAGTTTGGAGTGAACTTGTTTCGATTa GTACCAGACGGTATGCATTGTACCATATGCAATACTTTAATACCTTTAACGAAATGGAATCTACAGAACCACATTCAAGAGAAAATGCATGTGTCTTTATTGAATAAAGCACTCAATATTAACGTGAAAGTTGCGACGCAATTCCCACTCAACAAAAGTAATGCATCAAAAGCCACATCGAAACTTGAATTGAATCATAAGAAAGTTGAAGTAATAGAAAacgaattaaagaaaaatgaaaataaagttgtACTGTTGAAGGATTCAACCATCCAACGATCATTGAAAAACAATGAATCGCGTGAAATTGATGCAAATGAATCGAATGAAATTGATATAAATCAGCCTAAATTGAACGATTCAAACAGTTCGAATGAACTTTGTTTAGACTCAAGTCAAATGGAAGATTTTGAAGATgaagaaaatgtttatttggcgttaaaaaatcataatataacagCGTCTATAACGGCATTTCATAGTTTAGTTGCAATGGGTGATGGAAGGAGGTTTTGCTTCGTTTGTTCAATGGATGTTTTTGATATGAAGAGCCATGTTAATAGCGTGAAACatgttaataatatgaatgattgtaaatatttggaTGAGTATAGCAAGAATTTGATTCGACAG AACTCAACAGGCTATCACTGCACAATATGCAATGTTCTAGTAACAAAGAAAAATTTGAAGAACCATTTAAACTGGTCAATCCACGTCGAGAGCGATtcgtttaaaacaaaacaatcgGACGCCATCTTAAAAAGGCATAAAGTTGAAACAACCAAAGAGGTCGCATACACGTACAAAGAAGTTAAAGTGAAAATTCTGTTCCACTTCGAATATCAAAATAGCAAAGTGACAGCGAAAAGCGCGCGATCGCACAAAATGGTCGCGTTCAAGAATAAAACGTTAAAACTTCCGCGGGACTCGTGGGATGGGATCATCGGGAAAAAAAATGGCCGACGTTGTATTATCTGTCAAATTGATTTGGACGCGTGCGATCAGTTAAAACACGTGAATATGGCGTCGCATATGGATAAATTGGAGAGGAATTTTGATGTGCACTGGCTGCCCGCTTTGATAAGGAAG atCAGCGATACAGCCGTACACTGTCTGATTTGCAACACAGAAGTACCGAATCCAAGGAAAAACCTGCACACACATGTCAGCGGCAAACGACATGTGAAAAACCAAGAAAACCTTGAAGTAGTGGACGAAAAGTCGATCAACAAAGATGAAGACATTTTTACACTGCAtgcttaa